A stretch of Leucobacter aridicollis DNA encodes these proteins:
- a CDS encoding enolase C-terminal domain-like protein, whose product MPVITSVRSYDVRFPTSLELDGSDAVNVDPDYSAAYAVLEADNGERGYGLVFTAGRGNEIVAKAIESYGARLVGLELDELVSDLGAAAKRLVHDSQLRWLGPEKGVSQMAAGAVINTLWDVRARREGKPLWRLLAEMSPEEIVSAIDFTHIQNALTPEEALEILRAGEVGKAERLAELAANGHPAYTTTPGWLGYSDEKLVRLSKEAVAAGYDMIKLKVGTSLEDDVRRMRLAREAVGPEIRISIDANQRWEVDEAIAWTNALAEFDPFWIEEPTSTDDVLGHADIRRGVAPIKVATGEAVMNRIIFKQMLQAGSLDVLQLDSTRVAGVNENLAILVMAKKFGVPVCPHAGGVGLCELVQHYSFFDYAALTGEIGWKRVEFVDHLHEHFVEPARVVNGSYVAPVLPGTGAEMVAQSRDRWVFPDGAGWVELRAAGRI is encoded by the coding sequence ATGCCTGTTATTACTTCGGTGCGTAGCTACGACGTGCGCTTTCCTACTTCGCTTGAGCTTGATGGCTCCGACGCGGTCAATGTTGATCCTGATTATTCGGCCGCGTATGCGGTGCTTGAGGCAGACAATGGTGAGCGCGGGTACGGTCTCGTGTTTACTGCCGGTCGTGGCAACGAGATTGTTGCGAAAGCGATTGAGAGTTACGGGGCCCGGCTTGTGGGGCTTGAGCTTGATGAGTTGGTGAGTGATTTGGGGGCCGCGGCGAAGCGGCTCGTGCATGACTCGCAGTTGCGGTGGCTTGGCCCGGAGAAGGGCGTCTCGCAGATGGCTGCTGGCGCGGTGATCAACACGTTGTGGGATGTGCGGGCGAGGCGTGAGGGGAAGCCGTTGTGGCGGCTGCTTGCGGAGATGAGTCCCGAGGAGATTGTTTCGGCGATCGATTTCACGCACATTCAGAACGCGTTGACGCCCGAGGAGGCGCTCGAGATTCTGCGTGCGGGTGAGGTCGGGAAGGCTGAGCGGTTGGCGGAGCTTGCCGCGAATGGGCATCCCGCGTACACGACGACGCCTGGCTGGCTCGGGTATTCCGACGAGAAGCTTGTGCGGTTGTCGAAGGAGGCCGTTGCTGCCGGGTACGACATGATCAAGTTGAAGGTTGGGACGAGCCTGGAGGACGACGTGCGGCGGATGCGGCTCGCGCGTGAGGCCGTGGGGCCAGAGATTCGGATCTCGATTGATGCGAATCAGCGGTGGGAGGTCGATGAGGCGATCGCGTGGACGAACGCGCTTGCCGAGTTTGATCCGTTCTGGATTGAGGAGCCCACGAGCACTGATGACGTGTTGGGGCATGCTGATATTCGTCGGGGTGTGGCGCCGATCAAGGTGGCGACGGGTGAGGCGGTGATGAACCGGATCATCTTTAAGCAGATGTTGCAGGCTGGGTCGCTTGACGTGTTGCAGTTGGATTCGACGCGGGTTGCTGGCGTGAATGAGAATCTCGCGATTCTGGTGATGGCGAAGAAGTTTGGTGTGCCGGTGTGTCCGCATGCTGGTGGTGTGGGGCTGTGTGAGTTGGTGCAGCATTATTCGTTCTTTGACTATGCGGCGCTCACGGGGGAGATTGGGTGGAAGCGGGTTGAGTTTGTGGATCATCTGCATGAGCATTTTGTTGAGCCGGCGCGGGTGGTG